Proteins encoded together in one Candidatus Woesearchaeota archaeon window:
- a CDS encoding nucleoside phosphorylase has protein sequence MGFPNFKGKHKQASMINPSDYIAYVRGEKLVRSRVPEAIIICYNNKLMKHIVKQHRVKQIEGLAGELYSFTATKHKVGIIGRFGIGAPAAAIVMEELIALGTKRFITMGTSGALQKHLDLGSVIVCDKAIRDEGTSHHYIKRAKYAYGDAQLTAKLENVLQQKNIPYEKGISWTIDTPYRETIAEAKKYQKQGVLTVEMEIAALFTIAAYRGVVITSLLTISDSLAELTWTPNFHSKQTVTTLELLYELALEVLV, from the coding sequence GTGGGATTTCCAAATTTTAAAGGTAAACATAAACAAGCATCCATGATAAACCCTTCTGATTACATTGCTTATGTTCGAGGAGAAAAACTCGTACGAAGTCGTGTGCCTGAGGCAATCATCATTTGTTATAATAATAAGCTCATGAAACATATCGTTAAACAACACCGTGTTAAACAAATTGAAGGTCTTGCAGGTGAGTTATACTCATTTACTGCAACAAAACATAAGGTGGGCATTATTGGCCGATTTGGTATTGGCGCTCCTGCAGCAGCAATAGTTATGGAAGAACTGATTGCTTTAGGAACTAAACGATTTATTACGATGGGAACATCTGGTGCCTTACAAAAACATCTAGACTTGGGTTCTGTTATTGTTTGTGATAAAGCAATACGAGATGAAGGAACATCGCATCATTATATTAAAAGAGCAAAGTATGCATATGGAGATGCGCAGCTCACAGCAAAACTAGAGAATGTACTTCAGCAAAAAAACATACCTTATGAAAAAGGAATTTCCTGGACAATTGACACGCCTTACCGAGAAACAATAGCGGAAGCAAAAAAATATCAAAAGCAAGGCGTTCTTACTGTAGAAATGGAAATAGCAGCACTTTTTACTATTGCAGCATATCGGGGCGTGGTAATAACTTCACTTTTAACTATTAGTGATTCATTAGCAGAACTTACGTGGACGCCAAACTTTCACTCAAAACAAACAGTAACTACGTTAGAATTGCTTTATGAATTGGCCCTTGAGGTGTTGGTATAA
- a CDS encoding DEAD/DEAH box helicase gives MIPKHIQKHLDTLGFANLRPSQEKAIKAGLFKDNNLLVCTPTASGKTLVGELAILHTIIDKHKKGIYVVPLKALATEKYKEFTKKHPHLKIALSSGDLDSDDKYLAEYDIIITTSEKLDSLLRHHAPWLGRVGVVVIDEVHLLNDTHRGPTLEIVITLLRQELSNLQLIALSATIGNADELATWLDAKLVQDKWRPVRLDKGIFYKNTIHFEDAKKEE, from the coding sequence ATGATTCCAAAGCACATTCAAAAACATTTAGACACTTTAGGTTTTGCTAATTTACGACCATCACAAGAAAAAGCAATTAAAGCGGGGTTGTTTAAAGATAATAATCTTTTAGTGTGCACACCAACAGCATCTGGAAAAACGCTTGTTGGAGAACTTGCAATTTTACATACAATCATCGATAAACATAAAAAAGGTATTTATGTCGTACCACTTAAAGCACTCGCAACAGAAAAATATAAAGAATTCACTAAAAAACACCCTCATCTTAAAATCGCTTTATCAAGTGGCGACTTAGATAGTGATGATAAATACTTAGCAGAGTATGATATTATTATTACTACTAGTGAAAAACTTGATTCACTCTTACGTCATCATGCGCCTTGGCTCGGACGTGTGGGCGTTGTTGTTATTGATGAAGTACATTTGCTTAATGATACCCATCGAGGTCCGACGCTTGAAATTGTTATTACTTTGCTTCGTCAAGAACTCAGTAATTTACAACTCATCGCTCTTTCTGCAACCATTGGTAATGCGGATGAATTAGCAACATGGCTTGATGCAAAACTAGTGCAAGATAAATGGCGTCCTGTTCGTCTTGATAAAGGTATTTTTTATAAAAATACTATTCATTTCGAAGATGCTAAAAAAGAAGAATAA
- the map gene encoding type II methionyl aminopeptidase: MFEEEKFLLAGKITGQARDYGKSLIKEGALVVDILNDVENFILKKGAGIAFPAQISLNTVAAHACSDEQDETVVASDDVVKLDVGAHIDGHIGDTALTVNLSGEYKELLAASKAALTKASKLFTPGMRVGEIGRVIQDEITAKGFSPVRNLSGHGLGLYQIHTAPQIPNIYLNNSLELAEGMTVACEPFATNGKGAIAESGDATVFSFVGKKPVRSPFAREVLKRIESYNGLPFTTRWLSKEFGVGKTKLALKELGKVGIIHGHPPLKEIGNGMVSQHEHTFLVKDAPVITTKSDD; the protein is encoded by the coding sequence ATGTTTGAAGAAGAGAAATTTCTACTTGCAGGAAAAATTACTGGTCAGGCAAGAGACTACGGAAAATCCCTTATTAAAGAAGGCGCGCTCGTTGTAGATATACTTAATGATGTAGAGAATTTTATTCTTAAAAAAGGAGCAGGAATTGCGTTTCCTGCACAAATATCGCTTAATACAGTTGCAGCACATGCGTGCAGCGACGAGCAAGATGAGACGGTTGTTGCTTCAGATGATGTGGTAAAACTTGATGTGGGGGCTCATATTGATGGTCATATCGGTGATACTGCGTTAACAGTGAATTTATCTGGTGAATATAAAGAACTCTTAGCAGCAAGTAAAGCTGCACTTACAAAAGCATCTAAACTCTTCACACCAGGAATGAGAGTGGGTGAAATTGGACGTGTTATTCAAGATGAAATAACTGCAAAAGGATTTAGCCCTGTGCGTAATCTTTCTGGACATGGACTGGGATTGTATCAAATTCACACAGCTCCGCAAATTCCAAATATTTACTTAAATAATTCCTTAGAACTTGCAGAAGGAATGACTGTTGCTTGTGAACCATTCGCAACAAACGGCAAAGGAGCAATTGCAGAAAGCGGCGATGCGACTGTATTTAGCTTTGTAGGAAAAAAACCTGTTCGCAGTCCATTCGCACGAGAAGTCCTTAAGCGCATTGAAAGCTATAATGGATTGCCTTTTACTACGCGATGGTTAAGCAAAGAATTTGGTGTGGGTAAGACAAAACTTGCGCTTAAAGAACTTGGAAAAGTTGGTATTATACATGGACATCCACCACTTAAAGAAATAGGAAATGGTATGGTAAGTCAACACGAACATACGTTCTTAGTAAAAGATGCGCCTGTTATCACCACTAAAAGTGATGATTAG
- a CDS encoding GTP-binding protein, which yields MADYNEKIKELEDRIANTKYNKRTQAAIGLYKAQLAKLKEREVTRGQAKSGGQGWEVRKTGDGTVILIGFPSAGKSTLLNALTDAKSETAAYAFTTLTCIPGVMQHKHAKIQILDVPGIVKGAASGKGRGKEVLASMRSADVCLILLDATRPEEYDVIVSEIYDTHIRVNQRKPDVKITKTGKDGIKIGATCRLTHLTHDTIKAVLKEFRINNADVVLREDVTVDQLIDCIEANKKYMPGITVINKSDLVTPKELRKIKKKYSADLAISAQLSQGIEELKELIFEKLDLIRIYLKEPMKEADMEVPLIVFRDFSVGDVCKKLHKDFISKFKFARVWGPSAKFDGQKVMTKHKLYDQDVLEVHLR from the coding sequence ATGGCTGATTATAACGAGAAAATTAAGGAATTAGAAGACAGAATTGCTAATACCAAATATAACAAACGAACACAAGCAGCCATAGGCCTCTATAAAGCACAACTAGCAAAGCTCAAAGAAAGAGAAGTAACTCGTGGACAAGCTAAATCGGGTGGCCAAGGATGGGAAGTACGAAAAACAGGAGATGGTACTGTTATTCTCATTGGTTTTCCTAGTGCGGGAAAATCTACTCTTCTTAACGCGCTCACTGATGCAAAATCAGAAACTGCAGCATATGCCTTCACCACACTTACTTGTATTCCGGGTGTTATGCAACATAAACACGCAAAAATACAAATTTTAGATGTTCCAGGAATTGTAAAAGGAGCTGCAAGTGGAAAAGGACGAGGAAAAGAAGTCCTTGCAAGTATGCGAAGTGCAGATGTTTGTTTAATTCTTCTTGATGCGACACGGCCTGAAGAATATGATGTTATTGTCAGTGAAATTTATGACACGCATATACGTGTTAATCAAAGAAAGCCTGATGTGAAAATAACTAAAACGGGAAAAGACGGAATTAAAATTGGAGCAACTTGTCGGTTAACACATTTAACACATGACACTATTAAAGCAGTCTTAAAAGAATTTCGTATTAATAATGCAGATGTAGTATTGCGTGAAGATGTTACTGTTGATCAACTTATTGATTGTATAGAAGCAAATAAAAAATATATGCCTGGAATCACTGTTATTAACAAATCAGATTTAGTAACGCCTAAGGAGCTTAGAAAAATAAAGAAAAAATATTCTGCTGATCTTGCAATTAGTGCGCAATTAAGTCAAGGCATTGAAGAACTCAAAGAATTAATTTTTGAAAAACTAGATCTTATTCGTATTTATCTTAAAGAACCCATGAAAGAAGCAGATATGGAAGTTCCACTTATTGTTTTTCGAGATTTTAGTGTTGGAGATGTGTGCAAGAAATTACATAAAGACTTTATTTCTAAATTTAAATTTGCTCGCGTTTGGGGACCAAGTGCAAAATTTGATGGGCAAAAAGTCATGACTAAACATAAACTATATGATCAAGATGTTTTAGAAGTACATTTGAGATAA